From Camelina sativa cultivar DH55 chromosome 20, Cs, whole genome shotgun sequence, the proteins below share one genomic window:
- the LOC104771855 gene encoding mediator of RNA polymerase II transcription subunit 15a-like, whose protein sequence is MGNENGEEWREELTSPDGNTDELPIERLIRAVKSSSPQALSSAVSDIRSVVSMVDTIAGSAPGNGSRASVGEDLAAMTKCRLHARDFMKQDGMMATKKMKRHITAMPLSVGSLGGSVGDNYKQFAGLVGMASTVTCGGNKARTETEHALLEEIKEINQRLIDTVVEISDDEDAADPSEKVTSSKECEGTTIKFSFIAVSLSKGLKAHLSSKQMLPLRPLRLLVPCSYPNVSPSILDILPVEISKKNEDLSSKVMARFNILLRSLSQPMSLKDIAKTWDACARAVICEYAQQFGGGTFSSKFGTWEKHVATSRI, encoded by the exons ATGGGGAATGAAAATGGAGAAGAATGGCGAGAGGAGCTTACTAGTCCTGATGGAAATACTGATGAGCTGCCTATCGAACGCCTTATTAGAGCC GTGAAGTCCAGCTCGCCACAAGCACTTTCTTCTGCAGTAAGTGACATTAGATCGGTTGTAAGCATGGTTGATACGATAGCTGGTTCAGCTCCAGGAAACGGTTCGAGAGCTTCAGTTGGCGAAGACTTGGCTGCAATGACTAAATGTCGTCTCCATGCAAGAGACTTCATGAAGCAAGACGGAATGATGGCGACGAAAAAAATGAAACGTCACATAACTGCAATGCCACTGAGCGTTGGTTCACTGGGAGGAAGTGTTGGTGATAACTACAAGCAGTTTGCTGGTTTGGTAGGTATGGCATCTACTGTGACTTGTGGTGGAAATAAGGCAAGAACTGAG ACCGAGCACGCCCTTTTGGaggaaattaaggaaataaatcaGCGGCTGATAGATACAGTCGTTGAgattagtgatgatgaagatgctgCTGATCCTAGTGAGAAAGTAACATCAAGCAAAGAGTGTGAAGGAACAACAATTAAATTCTCGTTTATAGCTGTTTCCCTCAGCAAAGGTTTGAAGGCTCATCTCTCGTCAAAACAAATG CTTCCTCTTCGACCACTGCGTCTGCTGGTTCCTTGTAGCTACCCCAACGTCTCTCCATCTATTTTGGACATACTCCCGGTTGAAATCAG CAAAAAGAACGAGGACCTCTCGTCCAAAGTTATGGCAAGGTTCAACATATTGCTACGAAGTTTGTCACAGCCAATGTCGCTCAAAGACATAGCCAAGACATGGGACGCTTGTGCTCGGGCAGTGATTTGTGAGTACGCACAGCAATTTGGTGGTGGAACTTTCAGCTCAAAATTCGGAACTTGGGAGAAACATGTAGCCACTTCCCGAATCTGA